GCCTTTTGCGGTTCTGGTGAATGTGTCCTGCAGAATGCAATCTAGTGGTGACTATACTAATTTGCATGAATCTTGATAAACAAGTTAATTAGGTAAAGCATTGCACATCATAATGTGCATTCAGGAAATTGTTTTCACCAAGGATGAGATTCTTAtatattaaagaataaattagaggattgtgatatttgaattttcatcaaaattgatTGACTGGATAGCTGCTTCCATGCAAGATTTTGACCTGAACTTACTGAAAGCTATGCTGTCATTTAATCACATGGTGTAGATATATGTTTAATGTTAATACACTGACCTCTTGGTTTTTGGCACTCCCTCATGAATCATTCAAGAAGTAAGATTGAAAATCtgttattgttgttaaattAAGGGGCATTTTACAAAGCTACCAACCGTCCTCATCCCacttttccttctctttttctcctTCCCTAACAACGTTGGAGCTTAAAAGTTCATTGGAAAAGTTCCAGCAGAACCAACATGTATATGATTGGAAATGTCTATACTGAGCTTAGGTTATAACAGGAAGTACTCTTTTTTACCTGTTTTCTAGCCATTGTGAGGCTATTACTCCCCCCTGCATTTATGACATTGTGGTGAGCTAATTGAGAGCTAATACAGTGGTCTGATAGATGATTGTGAGTTAATACCGATCTGTATGACGTTTTGCTACCCTGTCATTtgtatttcaattattttatttccttaaatCTTGCAGGCACAACATCGACGTAGACATGACTCTAGTGAGGATGACTCTGGAACTGATGGTGGGAGGGAAAAGAATAGAGGTGAAGTTCAAAAGCAAAAGTTTGAGGGTAGTGAATCTGATTCTGATGCTGACAGAGCGAGAGGTCGTAAAAAGGAATTGATTAAGGAAGGTCGTCAAAGGCATGACTCCAGTGAGGGTGACTCTGATTCTGATGGTGGGAGGCAAAAGAAGAGAGGTGAAGTTCAAAAACAGAAGATTGAGTCAACTAGGAGCCAGAGGAGAGCGAGGGACATGGGTAGTGAATCTGATTCTGATGCTGACAGAGCAAGAGGTCATAGGAAGGAAATGGTTAAGAAAGGTCGTCATAGGCACAACTCCAGTGAGGACAAATTTGATTCTGATGGTGGGAGGCAAAAGAAGAGAGGTGAAGCTAAAAAACGAAAGATTGAGTTGACTGGGAGCCACAGGAGAGAGAGGGACATGGGTAGTGAATCTGATTCTGATACTGACAGAGCGAGAGGTCGTAAGAAGGAAATGGTTAAGAATGGTTGTCGTAGGAATGACTCCGGTGAGGATGACTCTGATTCTGATGTTgagaggaaaaagaagagaGGTGAAGTTCAGAAAGGGAAGATCGAGTTGACTGGgagccagaggagaggcagtgATAGTAACTCGGATTCCGATGTAGACAGAGCAAGAGATCATAAAAAGGAAATAGTAAAGAAACGTGGTCATAGGTATGATACAGGAGATGACAGTGATTCTAATACAAGTGATGTAAAGGTAGAAAAGGGTAGGAGAAGAGGTAGAAGACATGATTCTGATGATGAAGATTCCAATTCATCCTATGGCAGGAAAATTGGCAAGGCTACAGAAGCTAGAGAAAGGGTGGGTAGAAGGGGATCGGGCTCTTTGACAGATGATAGTGATGCAAGTTCTAGTGACTCTGACAGCACCGATGTAAAGCGTCAAACCATTGAAAAGAAGATTGCTGCTGACAAAGACAGAAGAGGACATAGAGGTGATCATGACTGTCATGGTGTTAGAGGTAGTCGTCGGtatcaagaagaaaaagaaactccATCTTATGCAGCCAAGAATGATGATAGAAGGGGAAGGACCTTAAATGAGGATGATAGATTAGAGAGATTGCAGAAATCAGAGAGCAATAGAGAAATGATGAAAGGAAAGAGGAAGCTTGATGATGAAAATCATGACGAGCAGCCAGAATTGAAGTCAAGAAGCAGAAACTTAGGAAGCGAATTGGAGCGCAAAAGGGACAATCCAAAGGATGCTAAGCTTGATTCTGAATCAAATGCCAAAGCTTATGGGGAGAATGATGATCGGAATAGGGGTGAATATTCTAGGTGGGGGGAAGATGACCGGAATAAGGATGAATATTCTAGGTGGGGGATGGGTGACCGGAATAGGGATGAATACTCTAGATGGGGAAAAGATGATCAGAAGAGGGATGAATATTCTAGGTGGGAGAAAGATGATCTGAAAAGGGATGATTATTCTAGGTCAGTTAGGTCAGGAGGAGAGATTGACTGTAATAATGGTAGACAAGATGGCAGACTTCAAAGTAAGATCACCAAACTAGATAGTGGATCTATGAGAGATGATCAGGATTATGATGACCGGAGAGGTGGACAGAAGCGTGGTAGGGATGAAGAGGAACCTCGAGGGAGAGAGCAAGAAAGAGATGAGATTGACCATAAATATAGAAGTCGTGGAAGGGATGAGGAGGAGCACCATGGAAGCCGTAGGCACAGAAAAGGGGAGGAAGATGATCGAGGGATCAAAGGTCATGTGCGGGATAGGCAATTGGATCATTCTGAGAAAATGGCATATAATGATACTCGGTCTAGTGACAGAAGATCGCGTGGAGATGGCCGACGTTGATGGTTGTGGCAGCATACTGGTGAGTTGTAAAACTTGTTATATTTTACTATCTGTTAGTTTTGAGTTGCATTTGCGATGAAAGTCTTTGACAAATTCAGTTTCTTCGTCttgttgactcaagtatattATATCTTACTTCTCTTGgcaatttgaattttcttgctTATACATTGGTTGCTCCGTTGATGACAAAATAAGGGATTTTCAATTATTATCTTGATACTGGATGTTCAACAAAAAAGTTATTGATAGGCTATGTTAtccttttttctttgttctctTATTGAGATTAGACATGGGACAATCTTTTTTGGTGCCTTTTGCTTAAAAGGAAGTGCGCTTGAGAACCTAAAGCCTGTGCAAAGGCCTCCCTAAGGGGTTGGGTGGTTCGACTGATGATTAAGGGCTCTGCTGTAGCATGCCTTAACAAAACTTGACTGattctttgttttcatttctgTTTTTGCCTTCCTGATGATACATATTGGGAgctgattttgttttatttttcctttcttcttcatctgtGAAGGCTGCAAGTACGAAATGGAACCACTTCAAATTGTCTCCAGGCTTTTCGAAGGCGGGTGTCCTTTTTTCTGAATgttgttgaaattgaatgttCTTTTTGTGCGTGTGTTTTGTTTCCCCATCTTCCTTCTTTCATTTCCATTGGTACTTGGTAAGGGAGTTTTTCATATTCTGACTAATGAATAAGCCATGTGTATGTTTGGAGGTAGTAGTAGTATTTATAATGGCTTTTTGGTTGCATGTCCAAACTTGTTCTTCTTTAATGTATATTTGGTATTTGTCAGCTGCTATCCCATTAAGCAAGTAGTGAGACGTAGTTTCTTCTTCCCCACAGTATGGTCCAAGAGGATTAGCTTGAAGCTTTAAATTGGAAGGTTCTTAGAGGGTCATTCTTGTACCCCTCTTGATATCGTGTTCGGGTCTGTGTTGAACATAGTTACCTAGAAGAATAGGGCGGTGTTTGAAGTGCAAAATAGgcttgaagaaagaaaatttgtagCTAACAGTTAATGATAGGGCGGTGTTCTTGTTATCCTTCTGATTGAGTGGTTGAAATGATAGTGGcttgcatattttatattcatgaATTGAGTGGCTTGCAATGTTGTTTGAACCTGGCCGGTTGGATCCCAAACTGGTTAGGCGGTTCATTAGAGGGGTTGGATCGATTGATTTGTTAATCAATATGGATTACTCCTCTCAATAATATTATCTTTAATGTTCAAATTTGCATTGTTCACTTAAGAGTCCAATGCATATTATCACTGCATCCAATAGGGGTgttcaaatttcaattaaaatctaattaaccGATTGAACCGATCAAATTTCATTAGTCAGTTTGTGGCCGAATTTAGTTCGATCGGAGGTTGGTTAATAGTTTTTTGGAATTTCAATTATTGGTTAATTTAATTCGAAATCagataattaattgaacttaataattatgtgttaatttcaagacttatttaatatttcaagaCATAAAATTtcgagtaatttaattaatttttaaaataaaaatatattttttggttaattttaatgtatttttgatatgtttttagctattttaattaaaagataaaattatataaattttaattaattaagtaaattaattaaaatattttgattcgaTTAACAGATAAAAATTATGTAGTTTGATTAAGTGGGGTAATATTAATTCGGttctattaataattaataattaaacctTTTAACATCTAACACTTAACATttgttgttataattttatattaaaaattatttattttagtgagCCAAGGCTGGGGAAAATTATAGTTACCATTTATAGCAGATTTagaggaaataaaaatatatttattttataaattacttGATTCATATTTGGACTGgaataaacaaaattgatttgaagcagttccataataaaatattacaaaaattatattgatgtgatctctttaaatttcattgcttactctttaatatatcaaaatgtatTTAAGTTTTGAAGAATAAGTCATGCTTCCTTTTACTTACCAAAACTAACATTTGTTGTGCTTTCGGTGAAGCAAAGCACAattctttaatcttttctttttaaaagtcTTAAATATGCGACTTTTCCATATACCTTATTTCCtaccatttactttaattcaattaatccatcatatgaaattaatttataattttttacaaataaaaatatatttatgtgtcTCGATTGTTGTCTATGTATTCATGGCATGATTAAATAATCTTAAACCCGTAAAGAATCAAAGTGTTTACCTAActtacaaataaaagaaaagaacaaattttactttaataaagaAAGCAAAGTACTATTCTTATAGAAATATTTTACTTTGTTAGGATTTTTTTATGCCATGTAGTGAAATAGgacattttatattaaaattatataaatatttacaaattaaaatattataaatggaataaaatataaaattattaaaattgaatttttaataaatattaaaaacataaatatatataaattacaaaaataaaatattcatgtatttATGACATGATTAAGTAATCTTAAACCCACAAATAACTAAAGTAGTTGccaaatttactaataaaaaaacaattttactttaataaagaAAGCAAAGTATTAATGTTGTAGAAATGCTTTACCTTAACATATAaactctaattttaatttaattgtatatttttctAAGAAATTCTTTACCCTTtggaattggtatgtttttggatcaaattttgtccatgcattaaaatttgttaactaTGATGTAAAAATTAAGGTTAAAGAGTCTTAAAAGTccttgaatttttctaaaaagatcaattaagcccttatactttttttttgagttcaattgaattattgaacgttaaaatttcaatttattaaattatttaaccgTTAAAGTTAACGGTCAATCTTTAAAGAGTAACGATAactatttttaaaggttatttttgTCACGTGGCACACGAGGATTGTGCTATGCAgcaaaatatgatattttatattaaaagtaataaaatataaaaacaataaaatatatacaaattaaaaatattataaatttataaaaatatataaaagtacaaaaaatataaaaacatattataaatgaaataaaatatataaattattaaaattgtcaaaaattaataattattaaaataacaaaattatatgtaaattgaaaaaaataaaattttaaaattatgaaaatatatttaaaaatacagaaaattattaaaattgttaataaaatttacaaaatattataaaagcataaaattgttaataaaatatttaaaataattaagttagtATCATAAATAatgacactattttttttttactatttttcaagtttattttattattcatgttCTAGGTTCGTGACTGCCTCTCTCAATGATATTGTCTTCAAAGTTCAAACTTACGTTCTTCATTTGAGAATGCAATGTGTATTATCAATGCAATGTGCAATTGTTTTTGACTTATCGATTTAATTGGTTTCCAATTAAATTCTTGTcgttaataaaaaatcaattaaatattttattctttaattgcATTAATTGTTAAACTCAATTGATGGACCAACTagatatataagaatatatagATAACAATTTCGTATGATTGTGGACTGTTGTCCATGTATTCATGGCATAATTAAGTCATCTTAGAaccataaaaaaaaccaaagtaaTTGCCTAATTTgcaagaaaagaacaaataaaaaaacaatttttactttaataaagaAAGCAAAGGATTAATGTTGTAGAACTgctttacttttaatttaattgtctATTTTTCTAAGAAATTCTTTACCCttttgaattggtatgtttttggattaaatttttgAGTCATTAAAATTTGTTAGCTATGATGTAAAAATTAAGGCTAAAGAGTCTTTAAAGCCCTTGAATTTTTCCAAAAGATCAATTAAgcccttatactttttaaaaaaaatttaattgagttattgaacgttaaaatttcaatttattaactatttaacaGTTAAAGTTAACTGTCAATCGTTAAAGAGTAACGGTAACtatttttaaaggttgttttcgCCACGTGGCACACGAGGATCGTATATGCagtaaaatatgatattttatattaaaataataaaaataatacaaataatacaaatatatacaaatttaaaatattataaatttataaaaatatataaaagtacaaaaaatataaaaacatattataaatgaaataaaatatataaattattaaaattgccAAAAAACATtaatgattattaaaataacaaaaattatatgtaaattacaaaaaaattaaaattaagaaaatattttaaaatatagaaaataattaaaattgttaataaaatttacaaaatattataaataaaattgaattttgaaaaagaagaagtcGTAACTATTTAAGTTGCTTCCTTCTTAATCTTAATTAGCAAAAGTAAaaacattttgaataattaagtgacttaaatgaaaactttaaaataattcaataattattttataatttttaaagttgaaagaTCTAAATgactaataatttatatataataatagaaaatttattctataatttaattaagaattaaaataaaaggctTATTCCAAATTTCATTGATGAAGTCTTAACAaagtaaaaagaattatataccAAACTTGtttgcaaagaaaagaaaagaatactactttcattaaataaaataaaatgctttAGCCTTTCAACttttcaagaaaacaacaaaattgaaatttgaagaaatgatGAGTGGTAAGTATTTGTTAATAGtttgttacaaaataaaaaaaggaatgaTATGAAAGAGAAGATAGTTggcatcttttctttttttattaaatatgaattacaATGCCTTCATCCATCTTCacccttcttttctttctttacttcctACCTCTTTCTACCCATCTCTTTTTCACTCTTTCCTTTCTTCATCCTCTGCCTTTCTTTCATtcctatcatcttcttcatctttttcatttctcacAACCACACTAATTAATCGAGATGAAGAACCAGAATGAGACTGAGAGTCACCACAAGTCGGCAATACAGATTACCCATCCTTTTCATCAACAACATCCCTTGGTGTTAGTGGCAGAGCAAAGCAATGAAGGTCTCAAAGCCCACTGCGATGGATGTGGGGAACTGCTTTCAGCTCCATGCTTCAC
This genomic stretch from Gossypium raimondii isolate GPD5lz chromosome 6, ASM2569854v1, whole genome shotgun sequence harbors:
- the LOC105773032 gene encoding uncharacterized protein LOC105773032 — translated: MYNGIGLTTPRGSGTNGYIQSNKFFVKPKTNRVTDSTKPFEADQGTAGLTTRKPNKEILEHDRKRQIELKLVILEDKLAEQGYTESEIADKLAEARKALEDAQQEKDEEEGEVIPIPTRQQKVSDTQTHQVAARKEKQMETFRAALGIGASESGLPPLPNPRKNIDEREHSFLDRDPPVSAAMDVDDPKAKADKKKGQVVEDEIDESRHRKKKKEQKRSRHHDSDTDDTDTDSSLEHSKKATRKKKSRKGYDSGSSDSDDYASGRKLKKSAKKHDRRRPSDRSKLGAASLDVDDRQAQHRRRHDSSEDDSGTDGGREKNRGEVQKQKFEGSESDSDADRARGRKKELIKEGRQRHDSSEGDSDSDGGRQKKRGEVQKQKIESTRSQRRARDMGSESDSDADRARGHRKEMVKKGRHRHNSSEDKFDSDGGRQKKRGEAKKRKIELTGSHRRERDMGSESDSDTDRARGRKKEMVKNGCRRNDSGEDDSDSDVERKKKRGEVQKGKIELTGSQRRGSDSNSDSDVDRARDHKKEIVKKRGHRYDTGDDSDSNTSDVKVEKGRRRGRRHDSDDEDSNSSYGRKIGKATEARERVGRRGSGSLTDDSDASSSDSDSTDVKRQTIEKKIAADKDRRGHRGDHDCHGVRGSRRYQEEKETPSYAAKNDDRRGRTLNEDDRLERLQKSESNREMMKGKRKLDDENHDEQPELKSRSRNLGSELERKRDNPKDAKLDSESNAKAYGENDDRNRGEYSRWGEDDRNKDEYSRWGMGDRNRDEYSRWGKDDQKRDEYSRWEKDDLKRDDYSRSVRSGGEIDCNNGRQDGRLQSKITKLDSGSMRDDQDYDDRRGGQKRGRDEEEPRGREQERDEIDHKYRSRGRDEEEHHGSRRHRKGEEDDRGIKGHVRDRQLDHSEKMAYNDTRSSDRRSRGDGRR